The DNA sequence GCCTTCGCCGCGGGGGCGGACCTAGGGGAGCTGGCCAAGATCGGCGACGCCTTCCAGGGCCGCGAGGCCGCCCTTTTGGGCCAACAGGTCTTCTCGGAGATCGCCGCCCTGCCCGTCCCCACCATCGCCGCCATCAACGGCTACGCCCTGGGCGGGGGGCTGGAGCTGGCCCTGGCCTGCGACCTGCGGGTGGCCTCCCGGGGGGCCAAGCTGGGCCTTCCCGAGGTGGGGCTGGGCCTCATCCCCGGCTACGGGGGGACGCAGCGCCTGCCCCGGCTCATCGGACGGGGGCGGGCCCTGGACCTGATCTTCACCGGCCGGCACGTCCCGGCGGAGGAGGCCCTACAGCTGGGCCTGGTGAACCGGGTGGGGGAGGATGCCCTCGAGGAGGCCAAAAAGCTCGCCGCCCAGATCCTCAAGAACGCCCCCATCGCCCTGGCCCTGGCCAAGGAGAGCGTGGTCCGGGGGGAGGGGCTGGACCTGGAGGAGGCCTTGGAGATCGAGGCCGACCTCTTCGGGTTCGCCTGCACCACCAAGGACATGAAGGAGGGGGTGCGGGCCTTTTTGGAGAAGCGCGCACCGGAGTTTAAGGGCGAATGAAGGAGGAAAGGGTCGTCCACGTCGCCAGCCCCAAGGCCAAGCTCTACCAGGAGGCGGACCAGGCCATCCGGGAGAAGCTCAAGGCCTACCCCAAGGCCCTGGCCGCCTACGAGCAGGTCATCCAGGACCCGGAGGCCCGCGCCGGCTGGAACATGGCCAACTACCTCACGATGCGCAAGCTGGGCTACAACGACCACGGCCGGGTGCACGCCCTCCTCACCGGGGCGGCCAGCGTGGCCATCCTGGGCCTTCTGGTGGAGGCCGGCGTGCGGCTGGACACCCTGGAGTCCGGGGCGGGGGAGGTGGAGGACGCGTACGTGGTCGTCCTCCTCTCCACCATGCTCCACGACCTGGGAAACCAGGTGCACCGCTTCGGCCACGAGGCCTTTGGGGTCGGGTTGGCCCTGCCCATCCTCAACCGCATCCTGGAGCGGCTCTACCCCGATCCGGAGCAGCGCACCCTCCTCCGGGCCCTGATCCTCCACGGCATCTACAGCCACGACCTCGAGCCCGAGCCCCTCACCCTCGAGGCCGGGGTCACGGCGGTGGCCGACGGGACGGACATCACCAAGGGCCGGGGGCGGAAGGCCTTCCAGCTGGGCTCCATAGACATCCACTCCATCAGCGCCTTGGCGGTGGACGAGGTGCGCATCCTAAAGGGGGAGAGGACCCCGGTGGAGATCCAGGTCCTCATGAACAACTCCGCCGGCATCTTCCAGGTGGAGGAAACCCTGACCAAGAAGGTCCTGAAAAGCCCCTTGCGCCCCTACGTGAGCGTGGTGGCCATGACGGACGGGGCCGGGCACGACCAGCGGATCGTCCACCGGGTGCGCCTCCACGAGGCGGAGCCCCGCTTCGTCCTGGACTAATACCACCCCATCCTGGCCCCTGCCAGGATGGGGGCCCCGGTAAACCACCCCGTCCCAGCTTGCGCTGGGACGGGGGCCCCGTTAGAAGCCCTTAGCCGGCCTCAGGAGCCCTCCAGGGGCACCACCGCCAGGGTGCACCGGCTCACCGAGACCAGCCTTTCCTCCTCGTCGTAGATGCGCACCTCCCAGACCTGGGTGGTCCGCCCCAGGTGCAAGGGGGTCCCCACCGCCCGGACTACCCCGGCCCGCTTGGGCCTCAGGTGGTTGGCGTTGATCTCCAACCCGAAGGCTGCGTACCCTGGCGGGCAGTTCAAGAACCCCCCCACGCTGGCCACGCTCTCCGCCAGGGCCACGCTGGCCCCCCCGTGCAGGAAACCGAAGGGCTGGTGGACCCGGGGGGTGACCTCGAGCTCCGCCACCACCTTGTCCTTGGAAAGCTCCAGGTACCGGACGCCCAGGGTCTTGTCCAGGGTCTCCCGCTCCAAAAAGCCCGCTTCCATGGACCGAGTATACGGGGTATAACGGGGGGGTGAGGGCGGTGCGGTTCTACCCCGGAAGCCTGATGCCCCCGGCGGGGTTCGCCTTCTTCCAGGGCCTGGAGGAGAAGGCGGAGGAGGGGCTCCACCTGGTGGCCTTCGCGGAAGGGGCCCTGCCGGCCCTGAAGGACGCGGCCCGCCTCGAGGCCCGAAGCCTGGTCCTCCTCTCCCCCCTCCTGGAGGGCTCCCCCCTTCTTCGGGCCAAGGCCGAGGCCCTCCGCTTCGCCCTGGAGGTGGGGGGGCTCGAGGGGTTTGCCCGGGTGGGGCGGGCCTTCTTCTTCGGCCCGGACACGGTGGGGGAGGAGGCCCTCTGGGAGGCCTGGCGGGAAGGGCTGAGCGAGGAGGGGGTGCGGGGCTTCCTGGACCACCTGGCGGGCCTGGGGGACGAGCGGCGCTGGCTCCGGGGCTTTGAGGGCCGGGTCCTGGTCCTGGCCGGGGCCTGGGACGCCTTCCTCCTCCCGCCCCTTTCCGCCCGGGTGGTGGACTTCGCCAAGGGGGAGGCGGTCCGGTTGCTCCTGGAAGGGGGGTTCCTGGCCCCCTGGGAGGCGCCAGAGGAGGCCCTGGCCCTGATGGAGGAGTTCCTGAGCGGGGAGGGCTTCCGGGCCTTGCCCGGGGGGCTGGCCCTTTGAGGCCGCCCCATCCAGCCCCCGCGCCAAGCCGGGGACCTCGGCAGAGCTTTCCCCAGGCAGGGGCGAGGAAGGCGGGGGACGGGGTCTTCTTCCCGGAGCACACCTCCCTGGGCCTGCCCGGCCTCGGCCGGGTCTAAAGGGAAGCGAAGAAGGCCCGCATCCGGGCCTCGCTCTTTTTCCCGGGAGCCTCCTCCACGCCGCTGGAGACGTCCAGGCCGTAGGGCTTGAGGGCCAGGGCCTCCCGGACGTTTTCCGGGTCCAGCCCCCCGGCCAGGATGATCCGCACCCCCTGGTCCAAGAGGGGCTGGGCCCAGTCCCGGGGCCAGGCCTGGCCCGACCCCGGGGCCTTCCCGTCCAGAAGCAGGGCGTCCGCGGGGTAGCGGGCCCAGGCGGGGTCGGCGGGGCCCGAAAGGCGGAAGGCCTTGATGACCGGGTAGCGCTTGCGGATCTCCAGGGCCCACTCCGGGGGCTCGTTCCCGTGGAGCTGGGCCACCTGGAGCCGGGCCCGCTCCATGGCGTGGAGGACGGCCTCCGGGGGTTCGTCCACAAAGACCCCCACCCGCACCACGAAGGGGCCCAGGGCCAGGCCGATTTCCCGGGCCATCTCTGGGGTGACGCGCCGCCTCGAGGGGGCGAGCACGAACCCCACCGCGCTCGCCCCCAGGGCCTCGGCGAGGAGGGCGTCCTCGAGGCGGGTGATGCCGCAGACCTTTACCCGCACTTGCTGTACCCGCAGGCCTTGCAGGTGTAGCATCCCTCTTCCCTCACCAGGGCCTTCTCCCCGCAGACCGGGCAGGCCTGGGCCCCCGCCAGGGTTACCCCGCCTCCGGATATCGGAGCGACTTCCCCCTGCTCCGCAAGCGGGGAAGGGGCGGCCTGGGGTTCCTTCCCGAAAGAGGCGCCCAAAAGGTCCGCCTGACCCGCGGTTTCCAGGGCCACGGCGATGAGGTCGGCCTTGCTGGAGACGAGTCTTCCTTGGTAGGTGCCGTAAAGCCCGCCGTTGATGCCCCGGAGGGTCCGGATAAGGGCCTCGGGGGGCACCCCGTGCTGGAGGGCGATGGAGACCACCCGGCCCAGGGCCTCGGAGTCGGCGTTGGCTTCGTCCCCCGCCTTGCCCGAGGTGAGGATGACCTCGATGGGCCGGCCTTCCAAGAGGTTGACCGTGACCAGGAAGCTCCGCTTGGAGCCGTCCGGGGAGAGGAGCTTGACCATGTCCGTGAAGCCCATGAGCCGGCCGGGGCGCTCGTAAAGCGGGGCGCCCTGTTCCCTATGCGAAAGGACCGGATCCTTGCGGTGTTCCCCTATCGGGGAAGCAGTCCGGTGTTCCCCTACCGGGGAGGCCGGGCGCTCTCCCTGATCCTGAACCTCCTGCGAGTCTTCGCGCTTCACGGTGAGCACCTGGAACTCCCGGCTCCCGTCCCGGTAGACGGTGATCCCCTTGCACCCGGTGCGGTAGGCCTCGAGGTAGGCGGCCTCCACGTCGTCCACGGTGGCCTCGTTGGGCAGGTTGATGGTTTTGCTAAGCGAGTTCCCCACATATGCCCCCTCGTCAAAGGCCCGCTGCACCACGCCCTGCATCCTTACGTGGTCCAGGGGGTGGATGTCGTGGGCGCACAGGAAGACCTTGCGGATGGGCTCGGGGACGAAGGGGAGGTTTTGGACCGAGCCGTGCCCGTCCTTCTGGATCTCCTCCACGATCTTGCCCCAGTCCCACTTCCCGTCCTTCTCGTAGCCGGGGGCGGGCGGGTACTTCTCCATGAGCTCCACGAACATGGGGTGGAGGAGGGGCTTGTACTCCCCGCCGATCCGGCGCCAGACGAAGGGGCTGAAGACGGGCTCTATGCCGCTGCTCACCCCCATGATCATGCTGGTGGTGCCGGTGGGGGCCACGGTGAGGAGGGCCACGTTGCGCCGGGGAGGGATCCCGAGGGAGCGGAAGTACGCCTCGTGTTCCGCGTAAAGGGGGAAGACCCCCCGCTCCTCGGCCAGGGCCTCCGAGGCCCGGGTGGCCTCCTCCCGCAGGACCGTCATGACCTTTTGGACGAGGGCCCGGCCCTCCTCGCTGGAGTAGGGGAGGCCCAGGCGGATGAGCATGTCCGCCAGACCCATCACCCCCAGGCCCAGGCGCCGCAGCTTCCTCGCCGCCTCCTCGTTGTCGGGGAGGGCGAAGCGGTTCACGGTGAGGACGTTGTCCAGGAAGCGGACGGCCACGGGGATGTCCCTTTGGAAGGCCTCAAAGTCAAAGGAGGGGGTCGGACCTTCCTGGACGTAGGCCTCGAGGTTGAAGGCCCCCAGGTCGCAGGGCTCGCCCACGGTGAGGGGGATCTCGCCGCAGTTGTGTGCAACTACTCCATTCGCGATCAGGCTGTGCGTGACGGGCTCGGTGAGGTCGTACACCGGCGCCTCGCCCGCGGGCTCCACCCGGGCTACTGTGGCCAGGAAGGGCTTCTGGTAGGTGCCCCGGGGGCGGTCCTTCAGGAAGGCGAGGAGCTTTTCCTGCTTGGCCGGCTGCAGGAACCCCACCACCTGGGCGAACCGGTCCCGATTCCCGGCCCCCAGGATGAGCTCGTACTGCTCGGCCACGGCGTACTCCTTGAGCCCCCCGCGCCCGTCGGGGAGAGGCTTGCGGGTTGCTTCCCGAAGGGAACACCGAGAGGCCGGGCGCCGCCGGTGGATCTTGCCGTAGATGCCCAGGTTGAGGAGGAGGAGCTGGACGTCCTGGAGCAGGCCCCGGCTCGAGGAGGCGAGCCGCACCGTGGCGTCCTGCTTGGCGGGGTTGACCTGTACGCTCCCGTCCGCGCTGAAAAGCCCCTGCAGGAAGCCCACCACCGCCTCCCGGGGGGCCCGGAAGAGGCTTTCCGGCACCCGCTTCTCCGTGGCCTTGGCGGCTTTCACCCCCAGGGCTTGGAAGAACTCTGCGGGGAGCTTCTTGAAGTGCAGGTGGTAGGTGTTGGAGGAGGTCTTTTGAAGGCTTCCCCCGCCGAACCAGTCCCGGAGGAGGTCGGGAAGCCACCCCAAAGCGGCGAAGTCCTCCCGGGAGAAGTAGAACCCCACCCCGTCCTCCCGCAGGTACCCGTCCCCCAGGAGCCAGCCCAGGGCTACCCCCAGCTCCCGGCTCCAGTGGGTGGGGAGGTGGGCGTACTTTTCCCGGACGTCGCGGCGCCCCCCTTCTCCCTTGCCCCCGGCCACCGCTACCCGTTCCCGGGCCACGGCCAGGGCGGGGGCGGGCAGGGCCTCCTCCTTGGGGAAGAGCCCTTCCCCACTTTGTACCAGGAGCCGGTCCCCGGGCTTTAGGCTCCCCGCCTCCCGGTAGCCCTCGGGGGTGAGGAGGAGGTGGTCGGGGGTGAGGACGAGCTCGAGGCCCTCCCGGGTGAGGAGGCGCACCACGGGCTTCACCCCAGTGAAGAAGGCCCGCGCCGCCCGGCGCACCGTGGTTCCCTGGGCGGGGAGGGGCTCGCCCAGCCCGTGGAGGGGAGCGCGGTTGTCCGTGACCAGGAAGAAGCTCTCCCCCTGACGGGCCAGCTCCTCTATGGGCACCAGGCCGTGCTCGGTGGGGATGCGGGTGCCGCCTACGAAGCAGGGGTTGGTGGAGCGGATCTGGTAGCGTTCCCCCAACCCCTTCAGGGCCGAGTACTCGTTCACCCGGTCAATGAAGATGAGGCCGGGCTCCCCCGTGGCCCAGGCGTGCCAGGCGATCTCCCGGAAGAGCCAGCGGGCGGGCACGCCCCGGTTTCCGTCCGGCCCCCGGAAGACGGGGATGGGGCGCAGGGAGGGGTCCAGGAAGGAGGACTCCGGCCACGTGCCCTTATAGGGCTCGTCCAGCTCCTCCAGGACGTACTTCCCGGGCACCGGCTTGGGTGCCTTCCAGAGGGCGTCCTCCTCCACCGCCTTCAGGAAGGCCTCCGTGGCCAGGACGGAGATGTTGAAGGTGGAGATGTCCCCCTCGGCCTTCTCCCGGTCCAGGTCCTTGGCGGTGACGAAGTCCAGGAGGTCGGGGTGGTCCACGGAGAGGGTGGCCATCCCCGCCCCCCGGCGCACCCCGCCCTGACGGATGCTCCGGAGCACGGGGGCGTAGACGTAGCGGAGGGTGGCCACGGGGCCGGCCTTCTCCGCCCCCAGGTTCACCCACTCCAGGAAGTTGTCAAAGAGTTCCACCAGGAAGCTCACCGGGCCGGAGCTCGTCCCCCCGCTTCCCCGGATGGGGCTCCCCTCGGGGCGGAGGAGGGAGAAGTCCACCCGGGGGGTCTCCCCTTTCTTGGCCAGCCGGGCCGCCTCGGCCACCGCGTCCATGATCCCCGCCAGGTCGTCGGGGACCGGGATGAGCTCATCAGGGGGGCGCAGGACGGTGCGCACCCGGTTCTCCCGGGCCAGGGCCTCGAGCTCGGGAGAGAGCTCCCCGTAGACCACCCGGACCCAGTTCCTCAAGGGGTGGGGCGCTTTCTCCCCGTCGGGGTTGTTGGAGGGGCGCATCAGTCCCAGGATGAAGTCCCGCACGTCGGGGTGGGTGGCGCTCATGTAGGCGAAGCCCACCACCTTCCGCACCGGCCTCTCCTCGGCGCTTTGGTAGGGGTCC is a window from the Thermus filiformis genome containing:
- a CDS encoding phosphoribosylanthranilate isomerase, with amino-acid sequence MRVKVCGITRLEDALLAEALGASAVGFVLAPSRRRVTPEMAREIGLALGPFVVRVGVFVDEPPEAVLHAMERARLQVAQLHGNEPPEWALEIRKRYPVIKAFRLSGPADPAWARYPADALLLDGKAPGSGQAWPRDWAQPLLDQGVRIILAGGLDPENVREALALKPYGLDVSSGVEEAPGKKSEARMRAFFASL
- a CDS encoding enoyl-CoA hydratase/isomerase family protein produces the protein MEHEHEFILEIPEFEHLSYEVEGGVAVVTLRRPQALNALNQELLMELSEVTEVIHQDPEARVVIFTGEGRAFAAGADLGELAKIGDAFQGREAALLGQQVFSEIAALPVPTIAAINGYALGGGLELALACDLRVASRGAKLGLPEVGLGLIPGYGGTQRLPRLIGRGRALDLIFTGRHVPAEEALQLGLVNRVGEDALEEAKKLAAQILKNAPIALALAKESVVRGEGLDLEEALEIEADLFGFACTTKDMKEGVRAFLEKRAPEFKGE
- a CDS encoding hotdog fold thioesterase; amino-acid sequence: MEAGFLERETLDKTLGVRYLELSKDKVVAELEVTPRVHQPFGFLHGGASVALAESVASVGGFLNCPPGYAAFGLEINANHLRPKRAGVVRAVGTPLHLGRTTQVWEVRIYDEEERLVSVSRCTLAVVPLEGS
- a CDS encoding alpha/beta fold hydrolase, producing the protein MRAVRFYPGSLMPPAGFAFFQGLEEKAEEGLHLVAFAEGALPALKDAARLEARSLVLLSPLLEGSPLLRAKAEALRFALEVGGLEGFARVGRAFFFGPDTVGEEALWEAWREGLSEEGVRGFLDHLAGLGDERRWLRGFEGRVLVLAGAWDAFLLPPLSARVVDFAKGEAVRLLLEGGFLAPWEAPEEALALMEEFLSGEGFRALPGGLAL
- a CDS encoding LAGLIDADG family homing endonuclease; the protein is MKHFDEHAESLAKRQYLQPGDGNILGMFRRVAKAIALAEKPEERAYWEEKFYELMASKRFSPGGRILAGAGTAHGNLLNCFVQGATENPPESFEGIMEVAKKLALVTKVGGGNGVNLDPYQSAEERPVRKVVGFAYMSATHPDVRDFILGLMRPSNNPDGEKAPHPLRNWVRVVYGELSPELEALARENRVRTVLRPPDELIPVPDDLAGIMDAVAEAARLAKKGETPRVDFSLLRPEGSPIRGSGGTSSGPVSFLVELFDNFLEWVNLGAEKAGPVATLRYVYAPVLRSIRQGGVRRGAGMATLSVDHPDLLDFVTAKDLDREKAEGDISTFNISVLATEAFLKAVEEDALWKAPKPVPGKYVLEELDEPYKGTWPESSFLDPSLRPIPVFRGPDGNRGVPARWLFREIAWHAWATGEPGLIFIDRVNEYSALKGLGERYQIRSTNPCFVGGTRIPTEHGLVPIEELARQGESFFLVTDNRAPLHGLGEPLPAQGTTVRRAARAFFTGVKPVVRLLTREGLELVLTPDHLLLTPEGYREAGSLKPGDRLLVQSGEGLFPKEEALPAPALAVARERVAVAGGKGEGGRRDVREKYAHLPTHWSRELGVALGWLLGDGYLREDGVGFYFSREDFAALGWLPDLLRDWFGGGSLQKTSSNTYHLHFKKLPAEFFQALGVKAAKATEKRVPESLFRAPREAVVGFLQGLFSADGSVQVNPAKQDATVRLASSSRGLLQDVQLLLLNLGIYGKIHRRRPASRCSLREATRKPLPDGRGGLKEYAVAEQYELILGAGNRDRFAQVVGFLQPAKQEKLLAFLKDRPRGTYQKPFLATVARVEPAGEAPVYDLTEPVTHSLIANGVVAHNCGEIPLTVGEPCDLGAFNLEAYVQEGPTPSFDFEAFQRDIPVAVRFLDNVLTVNRFALPDNEEAARKLRRLGLGVMGLADMLIRLGLPYSSEEGRALVQKVMTVLREEATRASEALAEERGVFPLYAEHEAYFRSLGIPPRRNVALLTVAPTGTTSMIMGVSSGIEPVFSPFVWRRIGGEYKPLLHPMFVELMEKYPPAPGYEKDGKWDWGKIVEEIQKDGHGSVQNLPFVPEPIRKVFLCAHDIHPLDHVRMQGVVQRAFDEGAYVGNSLSKTINLPNEATVDDVEAAYLEAYRTGCKGITVYRDGSREFQVLTVKREDSQEVQDQGERPASPVGEHRTASPIGEHRKDPVLSHREQGAPLYERPGRLMGFTDMVKLLSPDGSKRSFLVTVNLLEGRPIEVILTSGKAGDEANADSEALGRVVSIALQHGVPPEALIRTLRGINGGLYGTYQGRLVSSKADLIAVALETAGQADLLGASFGKEPQAAPSPLAEQGEVAPISGGGVTLAGAQACPVCGEKALVREEGCYTCKACGYSKCG
- a CDS encoding phosphohydrolase; protein product: MKEERVVHVASPKAKLYQEADQAIREKLKAYPKALAAYEQVIQDPEARAGWNMANYLTMRKLGYNDHGRVHALLTGAASVAILGLLVEAGVRLDTLESGAGEVEDAYVVVLLSTMLHDLGNQVHRFGHEAFGVGLALPILNRILERLYPDPEQRTLLRALILHGIYSHDLEPEPLTLEAGVTAVADGTDITKGRGRKAFQLGSIDIHSISALAVDEVRILKGERTPVEIQVLMNNSAGIFQVEETLTKKVLKSPLRPYVSVVAMTDGAGHDQRIVHRVRLHEAEPRFVLD